The genomic DNA atgttctgttTCTGTTCTACTCTTCACTTCACCCTCTCTAcctacctcccccccccccccccacctcccccgcTGTTTTTTCCCTAGCCACTTTTTTTTTCGCGCCGTCCCCACCATCAGAAAACTTCGAACAGGCTACTGTTAGTCTCAATTAGAGTGTTCAGGACGGAGAACCATTTTTTTACCCATAAAGGTGCCAATTTCGCTTGTACGTACTGGAGAAATTCCTCTATTGTCATACTATAGAGTACTCCAGCTTCACAGACTTGAATAATTCGGAGAAagttctatttctttttaacAGTGTTGATCCGTtttttctactgaaaaaaacttGATTATTTGTTTACGAATCATTTCACCTCAGAAGtagttattaaaataaaacaaaagcatcTGAAATAGAGATTACTGagaatttttattatcattttttttcagttaaattgTAATTATATTTTAATGCAATACCGTTTCTGTATAAGCCCGGATGCTAATAAaattgttgtagttgttgttgttggacaAAATAATGCCTGAGCCACGCCTAAATACCCACTTAGGAGGCTTTTTCCAATTTGCATGGATACCCttacctcgttcccagagttcTCTTTCTTGCTTCGAGAGATAACCCTAGGAACGAGGCTGCGTCTCCATGGTGGGTCCCTGTCAACTTTAGCACAGAGGAAGAAATACAACAGGTGAGTTATCCCAAACGTTCTTGACAATTCTCTCTTGCAAAGGCTTACACAAGTGTCGTGCAGTCGAATCACAAGACACTGCCTTTGAAAAGGAACAAGTTAAAATGCAAGACGTTATACCAAAGAGTAACTATATATTGATAGCGTGAATCAAATCTGTCATTCTGAAAATAGATTTTAGAATATATTTGGAAGTAGATATCCAAAACTGGTAAGGCTACTACGGCTATCGTGACTTCTGAAACACGGATCCTTGAGATTTCGAGACGGAAACTGCACCTACGAATGATTTCCTTAATGTCTCTGAGCATTGCAATAAATGAAGGTCCCTTAGTCCtcaattttcaaaaatgttatataacaacgACTGTTTATTTTGGTAACATCACGCAAAAAAGGCtatgttcttttcttttatcgCGACGAAGTTAAATTGCTCTAGTTTAACTAAAATTATGGGCCGTGAAGGCGAGACAATTGCAACGTCAAGGTCGGGGGTCCGTTCAAATTCTTAAACTGCGAGAAGTGTTTACTGCTTGCAAATCCTACCGAAGTCGAAAGTCCCTTCCTCGTTAACTAACAGTGCAATGAACGCCGTTTCTTATCATTTTATTCATGCTATGGTGTGATGATCGATTATAGATGGTAATATTCGATTCGTATTCTTCACCTTGTTGACAGACTCTCCACGAAATGGATTATAGCTACTTGTGGTCATCTTCTCCCGTATCAACTCCTATGGAAACACCAGCAAATTACGTAAGCACTCCACTGCCAAAGTTCGAACAAATGTCAGGGAAGAGAGACTGCCGATTTCCAGATTCAGCGCCAAACATGTACACAGTTGTACAGTCCCAGTGTTCGCCTTCCTTCAGTCTAACACACAGATGGCCACGAGTGGCAACCCCAGCCCAAACAACTGCAGTCAGTACATCGACAAATGGAGCTATAGACTTGGGTTTCGCGACGAGAGGGCAAACCCTCTCAACATCTTCCTCGACCTACAAGGAACTGGAACTAAATCACGATGACGGGTTCCTTTGCGATTTTCCCGGCTGTGAAAAGCGCTACGCGAAAAGTTCGCATTTTGGTACTCACAAACGGCTTTATACAGGTGAAAAGCCCTATCTGTGTCCGTGGGAAGACTGTGGATGGTGTTTCCGACGTTCCGACGAACTCAAGCGACACTATCGACGACATACTGGAGAAAAGCCCTACGTATGTCCGCTTTGTGGAAGATCTTTTAGCCGCTCCGACCATCGATCGTCTcatataaagaaaatacatcCACTCATGTAAGGAACTGTACAATACTTGGGAGTTTAAAAATCCCTACAAAGAATAGAGAGTAATACCCAAGTTAAAATGTTAACCTATCAGTATGTTGACCTCAATCGAATGTCTCCAGACTCAAAAACTCAAATTCAAGAACGTCGAGTGTCGCCGGATTGATAAGGTACATACTTTTGACACAACTTGTTTGTAGCAAGAACAACTTTTTATTCCGTGGTTCGACTTCCGATTCAGTGATAAAAAGTTGGCTGCTTGCACAATGTacgtattttatttaataaCACTGAGATTCAGTGCCAATGAAAATAGCAAACTGTGAGACAGT from Porites lutea chromosome 6, jaPorLute2.1, whole genome shotgun sequence includes the following:
- the LOC140942357 gene encoding uncharacterized protein encodes the protein MDYSYLWSSSPVSTPMETPANYVSTPLPKFEQMSGKRDCRFPDSAPNMYTVVQSQCSPSFSLTHRWPRVATPAQTTAVSTSTNGAIDLGFATRGQTLSTSSSTYKELELNHDDGFLCDFPGCEKRYAKSSHFGTHKRLYTGEKPYLCPWEDCGWCFRRSDELKRHYRRHTGEKPYVCPLCGRSFSRSDHRSSHIKKIHPLM